Within Spinacia oleracea cultivar Varoflay chromosome 4, BTI_SOV_V1, whole genome shotgun sequence, the genomic segment tccaatgcaatatttaactactaatatatccaatttcgtatgttaaaaaattataaaaaattgatattctgaaaatatatcccgagaccaatctaacaagatcttacatgtaacgttttgatatttataatgttgagaatttacggtcaaagtttttatacttttgacacatttttcaaagcgtaaataactttctgaaacggaggtagtaactcttaatatacTCTCATGACAATTAAATCATGGTTTAGGCGGGTTACCAATGGTACAAGAAATACTTAGAGCATGTATATTGGTAGGCTCTTCAAAAGAGCTCTTGAAGAGTTCTCCACTTTCTCTCTACCACTATCTCTCTACCACTATCTCTCTACAAGACACACTCAATAATTCATTCTTAAAAACACCCAACATtggttggtttctcaaatgagctctcctATCTCTTTTCTACCATTTGGTGGTCtatagtaattgtttttttaatcaaaattaTTATCTACTTTTCAAAGTTACTCTCCACTTTTCAGCAAGAATCAACTCTTGGAGGACTCTTAGCAAGAGCTACCTTGAAATAGTTCTCCATGAACAACTACTCAAGAGCCCCTCAAGAACCACACAAGAGCCTCAATGTTGGCCAAGAGATAGTTCTTGTTGAAAAGCTACTTGGAGAGCCACTCCGGCTCTCCAAGAGCCCCAATGTACATGCTCGTATGGTGATAAAGTTATGTGTCTATTAAATAAAGTTGACTTTGTCAGGCCTTAATGAATTTCAAGGCGATTGTTTTGCACACGAGTCACTCATCAACTTGACAGTATGATTTGTCACACGGGAGACTCGCTGATATTATTCATTGTCTTAGTTTGTTTGTATTACTAGGAGTTAAGAGTTCTATCCGACTAACGTTTACGGATATTGACATGATTGTTACGGAAAATTTTACACCAGGAAGTGatatgtgtcattcctggtgtctattTTAGTATAAAGTAATAGATAATAGATTTGACCCATGGTATCCAAGGGCTCTTATGATCAATATTCATCTGggtattttttttggtattactccctccgtatttatttaagagatacatttggCCGGATACGAGTATTAAGAggaaaaattgaagaaaataaaataataaagcaagtggggttgggtagatatttttattaaacaatgggaccatgtcattttgagggtgggaggtggggtggatttatgaaattatttgtttaataggatggtgggtcataggaTAAAAtaaatgtattatttaattagatggtggggttaataagttactaaaaatgacaagtgtatctcttaaataaatacagccagaaaagacaagtgtattttttaaataaatacggagaaaGTATTCAGTATGAGATGGCGGATGACCCACCACTAAATCCATTAGTACTACTTATTAATAAATTTGGACAGTTTGGTCATTTTAATCTCTACGCAAAGAAAATAATTTCTTCATTAACacaataaacaaaaataaagagtgACTAGGAATGATTCGTCTAGGAACGAGTATGACTAACACGTGACATGGGCGTTTTCAGTGACCTACCGAATATCAATACCTAAAGGCGTTAAAACTTTTCTCAAAAAACAATGTTAACCTCTGGATGCCCAGATGCCAGATGGCAAACCTTCAGAGTTGAGATTACCGTACTGTAGTTTCATACagtatatatacttcgtatatacatTACTTATATACTGTATTCAAAAGTGTGAATACCGTACTATTGCAGAAACCCCTGCACAACATATTCACTGACCCCAAACTGCTGGAGCTATAGACGATAACCTTAAACAGAGTCTTGTCAGCAAACTTTAAAGGCTTCATATagccaaacaaaacaaaaaaactcaGAAGAGAGGAGGTCTTGGCTGGTTTTGATTCTTTTTAGCAATAGAACATGACATCCTTCACACTTTCCTTGATCTTTGGGAGGGCCTGAGTCAGAGCTTCTTTTTCCTTGGTTAAATCCTTGGTACCAGTGGAGCCACTGTCTGACATTGTAAGACCTTCAATGTAATAACGAGCACGAAATGCCAAAAGGTGCGCATAATAAGCCGGAGGGACTGCCATTTAAGTTAAAACACTTCTTATTAGACCACAAAACAAAGCATACTTCTCAAACAAACCCAAACACATCACCatacacattttttttaaatagtatTCAACTTACCAATGGAGACTGAGCGTGTGCACCTAGCAAACCTGAAAAACATGAATTAAACACCCGTATTCAACATACAAAACCATAAATCTTAGTAGCAAGTCGAGGAAATCAATTTAAAGTTATGGTTAATTACGTGTAGCATAAACTATTTGCAAGCAGCTGGAGTAAGTCTGCTGTAAAATTGTTCTCATCATAAAGCACATGATAATGTGCAGGCCGGCTTGTTCCCTGCATGTCATTCACAAACTTTTCATAAACTACCAGACTGGTTCACAGTAAAGTTCAATCAATGAGCGCAACTAGAAATCTATAATATTAAATGACCAGGGAAGTAGAAACACAGAAAATAAAGACTTTGTTTTCTTACAATTAGAAAAGGTGGAAACATGACAACTACAGTTAATTACGGAGTACAAATAATCGATTAGAACTCTACAAAAACATTGTTTGTTATTAATGTAAAAAATAGTAAATAAAAATAGCATCAAGGGTAGTTTGGTTCATGAGAGTTTCTGTGCACAATAACCAGAAACTAAAATAGGCAACAAAGGAACTCAAGCAAAACTGAAAAGGTCACCTGTATCCCAGCATGACTGCATAGATAGAAGTCCAACTCCGATGGATGGCAAATGTTAGTGTCAACCACAGTGCCTGTGACAGATGTTATCAAAGAGGATGAGTCACAACAAGAATCGAAAAACTTGAATAAATTTGGAAAAACATAGCAAGTAAACCTGGTAGTATGTTTCCACTCCTGTCTGTCATTTTGCCATCAACGGGGAAGAGACGGGTATGATGTCGCTTTTGCACAACAACAAATGTAACGCGTGGATAATAGTCCGCTTCCAAGGATCCACAAGCCTTTGAGAAACATTAATcaaggaatgaataaataaaagatTTGACAGAATTGACAAAATTCGACATACCAAACCCAGCTATACATTCAACAGGTCAAGCCATTTAATCTCTGCAATGAATCTCTAATTCTAAAAACCTAAATGTACAAGATAAGATTACACACCTGCCAAATAGCTTTCACCTCTTGCAGTAAAACTTGAGAGAATTGGCCTTCGCTTACTCCATCCCTACCCAACAAAAATTAGGAATGCAGGAGAACAACACAAGAAAATGATGTAAGCAGTAAATATTTACCTGAAGAAGATAATCCTATGTGGTTTCTGTTTAGTGTTTTTGAGGAAAGCTATCAGCAGTTCTCTACAAGCGGAACAAACCAATCAAAAACTTCGAACTCAGCTTTTGGAAATCTGTTTGACAAGTCAATATCTACTTTACCTGACCATTCCACCGTGTACTTTCCCCTTTACTGGATCATCAACCACTTTATACAGATCCTGGATAATTTCTTCTCGATGACCCTGGGCAGAGACAAGCCCCTTGTACTTGGTCACTTCAGGCCAGTCCATTGAAGCAACAACCTGTAATAAACAGCATGCTCATGGATAACTACTTCAAGTGTTAATAAAAGAGCAAAAAGTAAATACAGAACATTAAAATCCTATAGAGGAAACCATACCGCTGCAATTGAGGCACTGGAATCCTCCCCTGGTGAAGGGTGTGTAACATCAGCACCAAAAATGATTGTTGGACGATCGGTCAAGAGAGGTATATTTCTATTAATCGCATCAACCAAGACAGTATTCCTTCCCCCGGCCTAAACATTTTGACCATTAGCATAGAAGAGCATAAATAAGTAATAATTGGGTAATTGTATATACATTACTCAGAGTTTCCATGTTTACCTTCACATTGATTTTCAAAGCCACATTTTCCAAATATTGCTTATTATTTTTAGCAGCCTGCTTAGGCTGACAACATTGAGAGACTATTCCCAACTCTGTTTCACATATTCTTTTAATTGTTCCTACATGGAAAAAACAGCTTAGTTAATATAAACCAACAACCACAATATCAAATCTAAAGTGCAGCCATTGCCACATACCATAAGATCCAGTAAAATCTGGCAGTATTATTATCAACAACTGCAACTGTTGTTTAGCTTCAGTCCACACTTGTGCAAGAGCTTTCTCTATCTCAGATGGACGAGAGCCGCTTGCGCGTATAGGGATACATGGCTTTTGACTGAAAGTCTGCAAGCAGTGAAGGAAAATTCAACAATTGATATTAAAGGAAGCATGAGCTCAAAATCAAACCACATACATCAAGAAAGTAAAACTTTCATGCCATTAAAACATACCATTCCCTTGCTAGCGCACATGGCAACCAGATCATCACAGAAATGATGCACTACATCTCGATCCAGGGATGAAAAACTCAAGCATGCCCATCGACTAACAGATGCGCCATTAACCATTTTCTGTATGACAAAAAGATCAGTCATAATTTTGATGATAGGTACAGAAAGACGAAAGAAGCGGTAGTCAAATCCTAACCTTATCAATCATATTCCATTGGCCAACTGCAGGAGCTACTTCTCGTTCCCTCCCACTGTCATGATACTTAAGCTACATAAGACAAGAATCAATTGATTGGTGTCAGAATTAGAGTGGAACTAAACCATAGTGTTCGAACAGAAATTCTAACTAAACCAATTTACCATTGGGGGAGGCAACACCCGGGCATCAATAGTAGTACAAGTTTCAGAAATATTCATTCCAAACTCCTGCTTGACCAGCTGATTGTCAGAGTACCTATTATCCTTCACCATCTTCAAAATCGGAAGCAAACAAGTGAGCGATAAATAATACAGCCAAATGCTCAAAGAAATAGATATAATATAAAAGACAATAGCATAATAAACTCACAGAAAGTTTACCTTCTTGATACTATCCTCCCTCATATCGGGTCGTTGGCAAGTCGCCCTAAGAAGGGCAGTCACTTGCCTGTCATTCAACTTCTTAGCATACTTTTGTCCATGCGCAATTTTGCAGACCTATAGGAAGCAATTAACAAGTCCGAAATCAAAATACATAACACGGGAAAGAAACATATAACgaggtaaatcatgtaaagaaaaaaaatcacctCCATAGGCAGATAGTTAGGCCTGCTAGCCTGCCCAGTTTGGAGGCATGGTAGACTCGGGTATTGAAGCTGGATCCCATACTTGTCCTTGAAATATTGGGAAACAGACAACTGTACATCACCATTTGAAAACCTGCAAACACAGCAACAGGATAATGTTCAATACTAGCTGTTGTAATTTCCAATGAGGAGTAGGGAGAAAGAAAGCAAACACTATGTTCAAACTACAATTTACCACACATTATGTCAAACTACAACGACCACTCAAGAACCTGCAAATAATACTGCAAAAGAATGCGCTACTTGTGATCTATATTGTACACAACAAAGAAAATTGCGGATGTGTTTGCAATATGACAACGGTTGAGCTGCCGCGGAAACGGCTTACAACTGATGAATAGAACCGAATGAAGCTAAGACTGAATTTCTTCTAAAAAAAATCACATTAATGTGTTTAAACCTCgtttacattttttttgtttatcattaaacataattatttaaaatatgaGTGGGTAACATATTTTAGTTTAACCTGAAATTCACAAGCTGTTTCACcctcaaaaaaaatacattaatGTGTTTAAGCCTTGTGAAATATGAGTGGATAACATATAACCAAACCTGTCATAATGTATTAATACGACTGGGTAACATATTTGAAAAACACATAATTCTTCAAAATATTGCATTTCATAGATTACATAATTCTAAAGCATTTTTGGCCAATTTAGACAAAAAAGATGTAACAGGAAAACATGGCGAATCATTGTCATGTAACGGACGACATGGGAAGACAAACATGATTTATTCGCGGCGTTACATAATGGAGATTCGCGAAACGGAGAAACTAATATCCGTTACAGAAAAGCCGGGTATAGATTCCACTCCATTTGTATTAGGTGGAATCTACACCATTGGAAAGGTAAGTACAAACGAGATAAGCAAGAAAGAAACCCCTCAGACACATGACCAGCATGTAACATATCACAAATGCTGAACAAAACACTCTCATCACCAACCAACGTAAAAGATAATGGAGTTTATTTCACTTTGTCAAGCAAAGAAGCTTAAATAGAACATACATTAGCTGGTTTGCAGGTTCAGTTGACACACCAATCACTTTGCAGCGCTTTTTGTAGCTCAGATGAGTTAATTCAACAGTAATACCTTTCAGTGCCCTCTTGACCTGGAAAGTGAAAAAATATACATAAGTTCTACGGTTTTACCATTGAGTAGCATATATGCGAAAATTTTATCAATCACAAAAAACATATGGAACTACCTTCAAACGGTTTGCATCAGTTAGAGGCCTAGAGAGATCCCTCAATTTCAGAAAGTCTAGAACAAACTTGTGAATCATAACCGACTCATAAAATGGCCGGGCTGATCCATCTACAATAGCAACATTCAATTGTTTGGTATCAGTCAACATAAACGATAACTCAGGCAAAAGTAAAATGAAAAGAGACAAACAGAGACAGTTTAGCCATTCGTATACCTATATTTAGAGAAAGGCCCATCTGGGTAGGTCGGATGCTTTGATAATAACCCCTCCAGAATTCTACACCGTCTGCAAGAGGCCCCGTACCCAACTTAACAGAAAAAAATGATCTCCCAATCACAGCATAGCTACATTACACAAGGCAAAAGCTTTTAGCACCTCAACAAGACAATCCGCCTACAGCAACACAAGATTATAAAATTTACAGC encodes:
- the LOC110783706 gene encoding protein argonaute 5 translates to MSSRGGGRGDGRGGGGGRGRGGHPSDSGGRGRGGYPGESGGRGRGGDFGGRGGRGGDFGGRGGGRGGDFGGRGGGGGGRGGFRPPSVGVLSKETWKAASGDSLSQAMWELKVLPPPRSTKSVNPPRRPGFGRIGTRCAVRANHFLVQLAYEDTDFHHYDVSITPEITSKNFGREILKKLLQDYKSFLGQRVPAYDGKKSIYTAGPLPFSSKEFVVEMDREKRGSSERMVEKFQVAIKFAAKVDLYNLQEYVRGRTSESPQDAIQVLDIVLRAAKPLEDYAVIGRSFFSVKLGTGPLADGVEFWRGYYQSIRPTQMGLSLNIDGSARPFYESVMIHKFVLDFLKLRDLSRPLTDANRLKVKRALKGITVELTHLSYKKRCKVIGVSTEPANQLMFSNGDVQLSVSQYFKDKYGIQLQYPSLPCLQTGQASRPNYLPMEVCKIAHGQKYAKKLNDRQVTALLRATCQRPDMREDSIKKMVKDNRYSDNQLVKQEFGMNISETCTTIDARVLPPPMLKYHDSGREREVAPAVGQWNMIDKKMVNGASVSRWACLSFSSLDRDVVHHFCDDLVAMCASKGMTFSQKPCIPIRASGSRPSEIEKALAQVWTEAKQQLQLLIIILPDFTGSYGTIKRICETELGIVSQCCQPKQAAKNNKQYLENVALKINVKAGGRNTVLVDAINRNIPLLTDRPTIIFGADVTHPSPGEDSSASIAAVVASMDWPEVTKYKGLVSAQGHREEIIQDLYKVVDDPVKGKVHGGMVRELLIAFLKNTKQKPHRIIFFRDGVSEGQFSQVLLQEVKAIWQACGSLEADYYPRVTFVVVQKRHHTRLFPVDGKMTDRSGNILPGTVVDTNICHPSELDFYLCSHAGIQGTSRPAHYHVLYDENNFTADLLQLLANSLCYTFARCTRSVSIVPPAYYAHLLAFRARYYIEGLTMSDSGSTGTKDLTKEKEALTQALPKIKESVKDVMFYC